A region from the Tahibacter amnicola genome encodes:
- a CDS encoding YbdD/YjiX family protein, translating to MNPSHRAALRHGFLRLWHTLRQMARLIVGIPDYDTYVAHLRRHHPDRTPLSYEAFFAERQVARYGKGRSRCC from the coding sequence ATGAACCCATCGCACCGTGCGGCACTGCGCCACGGGTTCCTTCGCCTGTGGCATACGCTGCGGCAGATGGCACGACTGATCGTCGGCATTCCCGACTACGACACATACGTCGCCCATCTGCGCCGCCACCACCCGGACCGCACTCCGTTGAGCTACGAGGCGTTTTTCGCGGAACGCCAGGTCGCGCGCTATGGCAAGGGGCGATCACGGTGCTGTTGA
- a CDS encoding class I SAM-dependent rRNA methyltransferase, producing the protein MSDAAEYPALVLKRGEDARLRAGHLWVFSNEVDVKRTPLTAFEPGEIAVILDAAAKPIGVGYVNPNSLICARLVSRGLDHALDRSLIVHRLNVALSLRERLYSEPYYRLVYGESDGLPGLTLDRFGDVIVGQTTTAGMERLKDEITEAVVKALKPQALVWKNDAGIRSLEHLPEYADIGYGELRSPMIVREGGLEFECDPIGGQKTGWFYDQHANRDRLAQYVRGKRVLDVCSYLGGWGLRAAAMGASEVVCVDVSAHAVEQIRRNIDRNNLGDRVTAVKADAFDELKRLREERSRFDVVILDPPAFVKRKKDFAEGRIAYRRLNEMAMQILTRDAILVTCSCSYHMPRNALLDSVQQAARHLDRNVQVLEQLQQSPDHPVHPAIAETEYLKGFICRVLPA; encoded by the coding sequence GTGTCCGACGCCGCCGAATATCCCGCCCTTGTCCTCAAACGCGGTGAAGATGCCCGCCTGCGAGCCGGCCACCTCTGGGTGTTCTCCAACGAAGTCGACGTCAAGCGCACGCCGCTGACTGCCTTCGAGCCGGGGGAGATCGCGGTCATCCTGGACGCCGCGGCCAAGCCCATCGGGGTTGGCTACGTGAACCCCAATTCCCTGATCTGCGCGCGGTTGGTCAGCCGTGGGCTGGACCATGCCCTGGACCGGTCGCTGATCGTGCATCGCCTGAACGTGGCCCTCAGCCTGCGCGAGCGTCTGTACAGCGAGCCGTACTACCGTCTGGTCTACGGCGAGTCCGACGGCCTTCCCGGGTTGACGCTGGACCGCTTCGGCGACGTCATCGTCGGCCAGACCACCACGGCCGGCATGGAACGCCTCAAGGACGAGATCACCGAGGCCGTGGTCAAGGCGCTCAAGCCACAGGCGCTGGTGTGGAAGAACGATGCCGGTATCCGGTCGCTCGAACACCTGCCCGAATACGCCGACATCGGCTACGGCGAGCTGCGTTCGCCAATGATCGTGCGCGAGGGCGGGCTGGAATTCGAGTGCGATCCGATCGGCGGCCAGAAGACCGGCTGGTTCTACGACCAGCACGCCAATCGCGATCGCCTGGCGCAGTACGTCCGCGGCAAGCGCGTCCTGGACGTGTGTAGCTACCTCGGTGGCTGGGGGCTGCGCGCCGCCGCCATGGGCGCGAGCGAGGTGGTCTGCGTGGATGTCTCGGCGCACGCAGTGGAACAGATCCGCCGCAATATCGACCGCAACAACCTGGGCGACCGCGTCACCGCAGTCAAGGCCGATGCGTTCGACGAACTCAAGCGGCTGCGCGAGGAGCGCAGCCGCTTCGACGTGGTGATCCTCGACCCGCCCGCTTTCGTCAAACGCAAGAAGGATTTCGCCGAAGGCCGTATCGCCTATCGTCGCCTGAACGAGATGGCGATGCAGATCCTCACCCGCGACGCCATCCTGGTCACCTGCTCGTGTTCGTACCACATGCCGCGCAATGCGTTGCTCGACAGCGTGCAGCAGGCGGCGCGGCACCTGGACCGCAACGTCCAGGTGCTCGAACAGCTGCAGCAATCGCCGGACCACCCTGTCCATCCGGCGATCGCCGAGACGGAATATCTCAAGGGCTTCATCTGCCGGGTGCTCCCGGCCTAG
- a CDS encoding diacylglycerol kinase, with protein MPSTEPRGPRQIYKAFLWSMKGLKAGWTFEASFRLEAYLFAVFCPLGLWLGRGPIEKVVLVGCLFLVLAAELLNSAIEAVVDKVSPEFHELAGRAKDMGSASVFLLMMNVILCWGVILGSQWMA; from the coding sequence ATGCCGAGCACCGAACCGCGCGGGCCGCGCCAGATCTACAAGGCCTTTCTCTGGTCCATGAAAGGCCTCAAGGCCGGTTGGACATTCGAAGCCTCATTCCGGCTGGAGGCTTATCTCTTTGCGGTCTTCTGCCCGCTGGGCCTGTGGCTGGGGCGAGGACCGATCGAAAAGGTCGTCCTCGTCGGTTGCCTGTTCCTGGTGCTGGCGGCCGAGCTGCTCAATTCCGCGATCGAGGCGGTGGTGGACAAGGTCAGTCCCGAGTTTCACGAGCTGGCCGGTCGCGCCAAGGACATGGGTTCGGCGTCGGTCTTCCTCCTGATGATGAATGTGATCCTGTGCTGGGGCGTCATCCTCGGCTCGCAGTGGATGGCTTGA
- the lgt gene encoding prolipoprotein diacylglyceryl transferase has product MAFFHDINPVAVTLGTAEHHVSIHWYGLMYILGGLAAYLLGKRRLAQGRLPITLERYGDLMFYAMLGVILGGRIGYILFYGMDQVLENPHTIYRVWEGGMSFHGGLLGVLTAGFFWARKQQLRFFDAIDFVAPLVPIGLGLGRLGNFIGAELWGKHTDLPWGVVFPSSLSHLGKSTAELKAMFAAGQLSGEARHPSQLYELALEGVVLFVVLWIFSTKPRRRYAVSGLFALLYGVFRFAVEFVREPDAQLGYLLGGWVTMGQVLSLPLILIGIVLLVKSRNAPVAYPVAAADATPVEAHAQPANPR; this is encoded by the coding sequence ATGGCTTTTTTCCACGACATCAATCCGGTCGCGGTCACGCTTGGCACGGCGGAGCATCACGTATCGATTCACTGGTACGGCCTGATGTACATCCTGGGTGGCCTGGCCGCCTATCTGCTCGGCAAGCGCCGGCTCGCCCAGGGGCGCCTGCCGATCACCCTGGAGCGCTATGGCGATCTGATGTTCTACGCCATGCTGGGTGTCATCCTCGGCGGCCGCATCGGTTACATCCTGTTCTATGGCATGGATCAGGTGCTGGAGAACCCGCACACGATCTACCGCGTCTGGGAAGGGGGCATGTCCTTCCATGGCGGCCTGCTGGGCGTGCTGACGGCAGGGTTCTTCTGGGCGCGCAAGCAGCAACTGCGATTCTTCGACGCAATCGATTTCGTCGCGCCGCTGGTGCCGATTGGCCTGGGGCTGGGACGCCTGGGCAATTTCATCGGCGCCGAATTGTGGGGCAAGCACACCGATCTTCCCTGGGGAGTGGTGTTTCCCTCATCGCTTTCGCACCTGGGCAAGTCCACTGCCGAGTTGAAGGCGATGTTTGCAGCCGGACAACTCTCCGGCGAGGCGCGCCACCCGTCGCAGCTCTACGAACTGGCCCTGGAAGGCGTGGTACTGTTTGTTGTGTTGTGGATTTTTTCTACGAAGCCGCGTCGCCGCTATGCGGTTTCTGGTCTGTTCGCGCTGCTCTACGGCGTGTTCCGCTTCGCTGTGGAATTCGTGCGTGAACCGGATGCGCAGCTGGGTTACCTCCTGGGCGGCTGGGTGACGATGGGGCAGGTGCTGTCGCTGCCGCTGATCCTCATCGGTATCGTGCTGCTGGTGAAGTCGCGCAATGCACCGGTGGCCTATCCGGTGGCCGCCGCGGATGCGACGCCCGTCGAGGCGCACGCGCAGCCGGCGAACCCGCGATGA
- a CDS encoding glycosyltransferase encodes MIAGEEACRIAVLIPCYNEAVAIARVVADFRTALPEAQIHVFDNNSRDGSAAIARAAGAQVCSVGLQGKGHVVRRMFADVDADIYIMVDGDDTYDAASAPALVRRLRQDQLDMVVAVREPVHADVHRPGHAFGNRLLSGFLSRLFGRPCADILSGYRVFSRRFAKSFPVLSAGFEIETELSVHALELKMAVSEVVTPFKERPEGSHSKLSTVRDGLRIVSTMGRLFAAERPLVFYSILAAMQAVLAIVLAVPLFITYAQTGLVPRFPTAILATGIMVFAALSFFAGLILDTVTRGRRELKMLSYLAQPAPPRLGDMDVPAVARPLGDLSRDAVSVMP; translated from the coding sequence ATGATCGCGGGCGAGGAGGCGTGCCGGATCGCGGTGCTGATTCCCTGCTACAACGAGGCCGTGGCGATCGCCCGTGTGGTGGCGGATTTCAGAACTGCCTTGCCCGAGGCGCAGATCCACGTTTTCGACAACAATTCGCGTGATGGCAGCGCCGCGATTGCGCGGGCGGCCGGTGCGCAGGTGTGTTCGGTCGGCTTGCAGGGCAAAGGCCACGTGGTCCGGCGCATGTTCGCGGACGTGGACGCCGACATCTACATCATGGTGGACGGCGACGATACCTATGATGCGGCCAGCGCGCCGGCACTCGTGCGGCGCTTGCGGCAGGATCAGCTCGACATGGTCGTGGCTGTGCGCGAACCGGTCCACGCCGATGTGCACCGTCCTGGACACGCCTTCGGCAATCGCCTGCTGAGCGGATTCCTCAGCCGACTGTTCGGGCGACCCTGCGCCGATATCCTGTCCGGATATCGGGTGTTCTCGCGGCGTTTCGCCAAGTCATTCCCGGTGCTCAGCGCCGGATTCGAAATCGAGACCGAGCTGTCGGTGCATGCGCTGGAACTGAAGATGGCGGTGTCGGAAGTGGTCACGCCATTCAAGGAACGGCCAGAGGGTTCGCACAGCAAGTTGTCGACCGTGCGCGACGGCCTGCGCATCGTATCGACGATGGGGCGGCTTTTCGCGGCCGAGCGTCCGCTGGTGTTCTATTCCATCCTGGCAGCGATGCAGGCTGTGCTGGCCATCGTGCTGGCAGTGCCGCTGTTCATCACCTATGCCCAGACGGGCCTCGTACCGCGTTTCCCGACAGCGATTCTCGCCACCGGCATCATGGTGTTTGCGGCGCTCAGTTTCTTCGCCGGCCTGATCCTTGATACCGTGACACGCGGCCGGCGCGAGCTGAAGATGCTGTCCTACCTGGCCCAACCGGCGCCGCCGCGCCTGGGCGACATGGATGTACCGGCAGTGGCGCGGCCGCTGGGCGACCTGTCGCGCGATGCGGTATCGGTAATGCCCTGA
- a CDS encoding glycerophosphodiester phosphodiesterase family protein codes for MSRPIPVARPRVIAHRGASAYLPEHTLAAYARAIDQGADIIEPDLVVTSDGVLIARHENELGGTTDVATRPEFANRRCTKRIDGSDVTGWFAEDFTLADIKSLRARERIPEIRPDSAAHDGEFAIPTFAEVIDLARRSRRPVAIYPETKHPTYFAEEGRHRDGRPIARSLGRLLLDDLARADFLLADRVLIQSFEVANLLELRHTLMPSFDVQLPLMQLFDNVCAAQARIQSPKPPPAGPYDVRFYAECGDDLEKRYPGLAAAVGKPLGAETAFADLAAPRALAWMREHYATGIAPWKNNLLQIDANGVHPTTLGIDARAAGLQLHTYTLRGERHFLRQHADGTVLPMEEEIAHLLDAGVDAFFCDHPDRGVMARDRWMGRRSPA; via the coding sequence ATGAGCAGGCCGATTCCCGTCGCACGGCCCCGGGTCATCGCGCACCGCGGCGCCAGCGCGTACCTACCCGAACACACGCTGGCTGCCTACGCGCGTGCAATCGACCAGGGCGCGGACATCATCGAACCCGACCTCGTCGTCACGTCGGATGGCGTGCTGATCGCACGGCACGAAAACGAGCTGGGTGGGACGACTGACGTCGCCACGCGCCCGGAATTCGCCAATCGCCGATGCACCAAGCGCATTGATGGCAGCGACGTCACCGGCTGGTTCGCCGAGGACTTCACGCTGGCGGACATCAAATCGCTGCGCGCCCGCGAACGTATCCCGGAAATCCGCCCCGACAGCGCAGCTCACGACGGCGAGTTTGCGATTCCCACTTTTGCCGAAGTCATCGACCTGGCCCGACGCAGCCGCAGGCCCGTCGCGATCTACCCCGAAACCAAGCACCCCACGTACTTCGCCGAGGAAGGCCGTCATCGTGATGGCCGTCCGATTGCCCGGTCACTGGGTCGCCTGCTGCTGGACGATCTGGCGCGCGCCGATTTTCTGCTGGCGGACCGGGTGCTCATCCAGTCGTTCGAAGTGGCCAACCTGCTGGAACTCCGGCACACGCTGATGCCCTCGTTCGACGTGCAGTTGCCGCTGATGCAGCTGTTCGACAACGTCTGCGCCGCACAGGCACGCATCCAGTCACCGAAGCCGCCTCCGGCTGGGCCGTATGACGTCCGCTTCTACGCCGAATGTGGTGATGACCTGGAAAAACGGTATCCCGGCCTTGCCGCCGCTGTCGGCAAACCGCTCGGCGCAGAAACCGCCTTTGCCGACCTGGCCGCACCCCGTGCACTCGCATGGATGCGCGAGCACTACGCGACCGGAATCGCGCCGTGGAAAAACAATCTTCTTCAGATCGATGCGAACGGCGTCCATCCCACCACGCTGGGCATCGACGCCAGAGCCGCCGGGCTGCAGCTTCACACCTACACACTGCGCGGCGAGCGCCATTTCCTGCGCCAACACGCAGACGGCACCGTCCTTCCCATGGAAGAGGAGATTGCACACCTGCTTGACGCCGGCGTTGACGCGTTCTTTTGCGATCATCCGGATCGCGGGGTGATGGCGCGGGATCGGTGGATGGGGCGCCGTTCCCCCGCGTAA
- a CDS encoding response regulator produces MISVVLIDDHALVRHGLRSILEKYPEFSVVGEAGDGEEGLALMRRLQPDIAVLDLHMPRLTGIEVTERARKLSLRTRIVIVTVAGDSPYPRRLLEAGAVGYVPKACPEQELLQALHQVADGRRYLASAIAQQLAMEAVSGGSRSPFDALSARELEIAIRLAQGDDARTLSRVLSISEKTISTHKSNVFAKLDIDNVVALAHLAQLHGILDSGSARETANGTGRKRPKSTRAITS; encoded by the coding sequence GTGATATCTGTCGTGCTGATCGACGACCATGCGCTGGTTCGGCATGGTTTGCGTTCGATATTGGAGAAATACCCCGAGTTTTCCGTGGTAGGCGAAGCCGGCGACGGCGAGGAAGGGTTGGCGCTGATGCGCCGCCTGCAGCCCGACATCGCCGTGCTCGACCTGCACATGCCCAGGCTGACGGGCATCGAGGTGACAGAGCGCGCGCGCAAGTTGTCGCTGCGCACCCGCATCGTGATCGTGACCGTTGCGGGGGATTCGCCGTACCCGCGCCGCCTGCTCGAGGCGGGGGCGGTGGGCTACGTTCCCAAGGCGTGTCCGGAGCAGGAACTGCTGCAGGCGCTCCACCAGGTGGCGGACGGCCGGCGCTACCTGGCGTCGGCCATTGCGCAGCAGTTGGCGATGGAGGCCGTATCCGGCGGAAGCCGTTCGCCGTTTGATGCGCTCAGTGCGCGTGAGCTTGAGATCGCCATCCGGCTGGCGCAGGGCGACGATGCGCGAACGCTGTCGCGCGTGCTGAGCATCAGTGAGAAAACGATTTCGACCCACAAGTCGAACGTGTTCGCAAAGCTCGATATCGACAACGTCGTGGCGCTGGCGCACCTGGCGCAACTGCACGGCATTCTGGATAGCGGCAGCGCCCGCGAAACCGCCAATGGAACAGGCCGGAAACGGCCCAAGTCGACGCGCGCCATCACGTCGTGA
- a CDS encoding carbon starvation CstA family protein, with product MSRMWKMAGWAAFAAFGAVSLGMVALKRGESINAVWLVSAAIAVLVIGYRFYSRYIAEQALGLDPTRATPALRRNDGLDYVPTDRWVLYGHHFAAIAGAGPLVGPVLAAQMGYLPGTLWILAGVVFAGAVQDFIILFCSTRRDGRSLGDMIRSEMGPAAGTVAMLGILMIMIILLAVLGLVVVKALAISPWGTFTVAMTIPIAIFMGLYVRYLRPGRILEMSIIGVVLLLASVALGDKVATHAELAPLFTLRGETLAWSLIVYGFVAAVLPVWLLLAPRDYLSTFLKIGTIGLLAGAILLVWPDLSMPAVTRFIDGSGPVWSGSLFPFLFITIACGAVSGFHALISSGTTPKMLANETDARFIGYGGMLMEAFVAIMALVAACVLQPGVYFAMNSPPAVIGTTVETAAAAITQWGFVITPEQLTQLSQSIGESTLLSRTGGAPTLAVGMAQILNGLFSGDGMMAFWYHYAILFEALFILTTLDAGTRVGRFMIQDLLGQVYAPLRHTESWTGNLIATALCVGGWGWFLYQGVVDPLGGINTLWPLFGIANQMLAAMALIFACVVLVKLKRQRWLWITAIPTAWLILCTLTASFQKLFHPDWKIGFLANAQRFSEAAEAGKILAPADSLAKMERVIFNLYVDAALCAFFIGVVITVAIFGIRAAWRAHGIHQPTAMETPYVAVASLR from the coding sequence ATGAGCAGGATGTGGAAGATGGCCGGATGGGCCGCCTTTGCCGCTTTCGGGGCCGTCAGCCTCGGCATGGTGGCACTCAAGCGCGGCGAGTCCATCAATGCGGTGTGGTTGGTGTCGGCAGCGATCGCGGTGCTGGTCATCGGCTACCGTTTCTACAGCCGCTACATCGCCGAGCAGGCCCTGGGGCTGGACCCCACCCGTGCCACGCCGGCGTTGCGGCGTAACGATGGGCTGGACTACGTCCCCACTGACCGCTGGGTGCTGTATGGCCACCATTTCGCCGCCATTGCCGGCGCCGGTCCCCTGGTCGGGCCGGTTCTGGCGGCGCAGATGGGGTATCTGCCGGGCACCTTGTGGATCCTCGCCGGCGTGGTCTTTGCGGGCGCCGTACAGGATTTCATCATTCTCTTTTGCTCCACGCGGCGCGACGGCCGGTCGCTCGGCGACATGATCCGCAGCGAAATGGGTCCGGCAGCGGGCACCGTTGCGATGCTGGGCATCCTCATGATCATGATCATCCTGCTCGCGGTACTTGGCCTGGTGGTGGTCAAGGCATTGGCGATCAGTCCCTGGGGTACCTTCACCGTGGCGATGACGATTCCCATCGCCATTTTCATGGGCCTCTACGTGCGTTACCTGCGCCCCGGGCGCATCCTGGAAATGTCGATCATCGGCGTGGTGCTGCTGCTCGCCTCCGTGGCACTGGGCGACAAAGTGGCCACGCACGCGGAGCTGGCCCCGTTGTTCACGCTGCGCGGCGAAACCCTGGCGTGGTCGCTTATCGTCTATGGTTTCGTTGCCGCCGTGCTGCCGGTATGGCTGCTGCTCGCGCCGCGGGACTACCTTTCCACTTTCCTCAAGATCGGCACGATCGGCCTGCTGGCCGGCGCCATCCTGCTGGTGTGGCCTGACCTGAGCATGCCGGCGGTAACACGGTTTATCGATGGCAGCGGGCCGGTCTGGTCGGGCAGCCTGTTTCCGTTTCTTTTCATCACCATCGCCTGCGGCGCGGTTTCAGGCTTCCATGCCCTGATCTCATCGGGGACAACGCCCAAGATGCTGGCCAACGAAACGGACGCCCGCTTCATCGGCTACGGCGGCATGCTGATGGAAGCCTTCGTCGCCATCATGGCGCTGGTGGCGGCGTGTGTCCTCCAGCCGGGCGTCTACTTCGCGATGAATTCCCCGCCGGCAGTGATCGGCACCACGGTGGAAACCGCAGCCGCCGCCATTACGCAATGGGGCTTCGTGATCACGCCCGAGCAACTCACGCAGTTGTCGCAGAGCATCGGCGAATCGACGCTCCTGTCGCGCACCGGCGGAGCCCCCACACTGGCAGTGGGCATGGCACAGATTCTCAATGGCCTGTTCAGTGGCGACGGCATGATGGCCTTCTGGTACCACTACGCGATCCTGTTCGAGGCGCTGTTCATCCTGACCACGCTCGATGCCGGCACACGCGTCGGCCGTTTCATGATCCAGGACCTCCTGGGCCAGGTGTACGCCCCGCTGCGCCACACCGAATCCTGGACCGGCAATCTCATCGCCACCGCGCTGTGCGTCGGCGGCTGGGGATGGTTCCTGTATCAAGGCGTGGTCGACCCCCTGGGCGGAATCAACACGCTCTGGCCCCTCTTCGGCATCGCCAACCAGATGCTGGCCGCGATGGCACTGATCTTCGCCTGCGTCGTGCTGGTCAAGCTCAAGCGCCAGCGCTGGCTGTGGATCACGGCAATACCTACGGCGTGGCTGATCCTGTGCACGTTGACCGCCAGCTTCCAGAAACTGTTCCATCCGGACTGGAAGATCGGGTTCCTCGCCAATGCGCAGCGTTTCAGTGAAGCGGCGGAAGCCGGGAAAATTCTGGCGCCCGCCGATTCGCTGGCCAAGATGGAGCGCGTGATCTTCAACCTCTACGTCGATGCCGCGTTGTGCGCCTTCTTCATCGGCGTGGTGATCACCGTGGCCATTTTCGGTATCCGCGCCGCCTGGCGTGCACACGGCATCCATCAGCCCACGGCGATGGAAACTCCCTATGTGGCCGTGGCGTCGCTGCGATGA